Within Vicia villosa cultivar HV-30 ecotype Madison, WI linkage group LG1, Vvil1.0, whole genome shotgun sequence, the genomic segment GAAGGGCGATTTCTTGTAAGGTACCTGGGGGTTCCCCTTACAAGTAAAAATCTTATCATCACACATTATTTGCCTCTAGTTGAGAAAATTGTTAGCAGAACAAGGCACTGGATGTAACACTCcgtatttttcataatttaatttgaattaatttaattgaattatgggaattatttagaattattgagAATTGTGAGAATTAAGCAAATGGGCTTACGTTGTGATTAGTAAAGACGGGGGCgtgttggtaggccctattacaaATTGGAATAGttttattttcacaaaataaagGATTGTGAGAAAAGAGGAATAGAACCAAAAAGAAGAGACGActgaacgtgaaagagcagagaagcggagaagtgcgaagagaggaagagcgaagaatcaaccttcaggtaagggggactcttccatttatcttctattaagggattataggtagtaggatGGATTGAACATGTTGTTTGTATCAATTGAGTTATGTTTAGGTTGtagaatgttaggttttgggggaATTGATTAGTAAtgtttgtattgatcatgtatggtgttaattgaATGGTTGAAATATGTTATAAATGTGCTAATTTGTGTTTGTGGTTGTTGTTTGATGTTATAATACATTCGGGTGTGAATTGATATGGATTCGGGTTACTACGTTGCTGGAAAATTGGAGTTTTTCTGCTACAGCagcgtcaggaaccggttcccagttggGAGGAACCGAGTTCCCGTAGTAGAAAACCGGAACGAGGTGTTtctgttcagcaggaaccggttcccatgtagggacaacccggttcctggtacaaaaaccatAGAGGTGTTTCTAAAGgatttcaggaaccggttccaacatagggaggaaccgggttccacagcTTTTTCCTAATTTTCACTTAACTTTAAAAActcctaacttttaaaccgtaaattggattttggtgccgtttcgagcatagCGAAGTTAATTAAATGATTTGTATAATTAAATTATGTTTTGAATCATGACTCGATTTTATATTAAAACTCTCGATTTTAATTGGTGGTGATAGTTTATACATACAGGTAAAATGGTAAATGTTTTTATCTGTTGCGATGCCGTGGTTGTAACTGGtggttgatatacatatattgtcgaTGTAAAATATGTGTTTGTTATGGTTGTGGATAGCATGAACCATATGTGGCTATTGattgttgtgttggttgatgattatgatatctggttgattaacgttgatgatgagcatgttatggttgatacatgcatttcataatcattttgtggctgatccttgacgatggtggatcagtggtagctaattcccattgtgtggaattagtgagtgggtgtcgttgtatccttgacgatggtggatcggtgagatgagttatcccatgtttggtaccacatgcatgtagttgcattgcattaggctacttgtgctattataacatgaatggaagattgtccaatctTATAATACGTGTTGATTGTGTATTTGTTGTGGCTAATTGTGTTgttgtgaatctgatcgtaactgtaattgggtgaataatatgtgattgatattttattatctatatcttataacattggttaaatgtgaatgagactcacccttactgttgttatttttcagattgaggagtagcttttgtacttggtgaggattagtgcgtcaagtaattcgttagagtcagttgggtccgtgtcatgctctggtcgtgtaacactggggacgttattTAGAGTTACTTGATAAACTCTTTTCATTGGGTGCTTTGTTTATGGTGGTATTTTGAGTCTATGACTCTGGTTGTTtcgttattcagatgttaaagatatttccgctgtgttaacatgttaaTCTGGATAATTTggtttaacgttctcttttatggcatgacatgagtattgttttaattatctggaaattgtaatgcccttttcatgttttactctgattattgttaaatatttccgcggggttttagaagggtgttacactggaCATCAAGACTACTCAATCATGCAGGGAGAATACAATTAGTAAAAAGTATATTTGTTGCGATATCATAATACTGGATGCTTTGTTTTCCAGTTCCAAAATTTatggtgaagaaaattgaagaagtTGCAGATTTTTTATATGGACTGGTTGTAATAAGGTGAAGAAGAAAAGTTCGGTGGCCTGGGATACCGTTTGTAGACCGAAATGCCAAGGAGTATAGGATATTATAAATTTGACAGTCTGGAATCGGGTTACCATGATGAAATGTTTGTGGAATTTGAGCGGAAAATAGGATAATATTTGGGTTAAGTTGATACATATGTATTACTTAAAAAGAGAGAGAATTATGCGGGTTGATAGTCAAACCCATGTTTTGACTTAAAGAGAGAAAGCTAGGATGAACTAGGAATGGAAGCAGGGATGGAGTAATCAACTGCAGAAGGAAAAAATTTCGATGAAAATTATGTATTATTTGCTGATGGAGAAAATGATTGGGTTCTGTGGAGTTTCTGTTGAACCATAACATTCTAAGGCCCCGCGCTGTTGTGAATTTATGGTTGATGTGTCATGGTAGAATGGGAAAAAATATAGAtttaaaagatttggaatgatcaACGAAAGTCAATGTAGTTTATGTAAGGAATCTGAGGAATCTATTACCCACCTGTTTTTTGATTGCCAAATTACAAAATCCATATGGGAGCAGGTTTTTAGAAGGATTGAAGTCATACATGAGCCTAAAGCTTGGGATGAAGAACTCAAATGGGCTATTTGAGAAACTGAAAAGAAGGGGTGGATAACTAGTCTCCTTAAACTAGCTTTCACTGAAACTCTTATGAGGTGTGGATTTACAAAAATGATGAAGTTTCAAGAATAATGTGAATAGAAACATAGTTGATCATATCATAGAGATTATTGTAGGGCTGGTATACTAATAAGCTTAGAAAACATATAGTAACCTTGATGTTATAGGCTTGGTCTTTTGTTTGTCACATTTGCTAGCTGGATCCCAAGAGATCGCCATGTActtactttgaattttaaattaatatattcctccttttgattaaaaaaaatatactaaTGTGGCAATAAatctttattctttttttttgaagatcaataaataattattatcacTATTTATAAAGTATAAAATTTTAACAAGATCTCTTAATAGAATAATTacaacaaattttattttaatccatAAACTTTATTTAGGTGATCAAATGACAGAAACATCATAACATGCTCTCAGAGCAACAATCAGAAtcacaacttaaacaacattaaaaatcataaaacatAATTCAAAACAACATAATCATGCATCAagtttcttaattttaatatcaACCTCCTTCAGCTTCTTCTCAACTAGCTTATcaaaatctttcaactcttcagAAGTTAAATCATCAGAAATATTGTTGTTTTGCAAGTAACCAAACATGAGAAGATTCAACTCTTGTTCGCGGTTGTCATATTTCAACTTTCTTACCTGATCTCTAGCTTTGGTAATCCTCTGCGTGAGGAATCTCTCTTGGTTCACATTCCTGTTTTCATCTTTCACAGATGAATTTTTGTACCTATCAATCACATTCATGGCTCCTTCTAGATTTGGCCACACCTCTGGTTGAGAATCAAAGGGACTCGAAATTATAGCACAAGCTGGAATACCACAAAGAGTTGTGAGTTCTCTTACCTTCTTGATCAGACCTTTCTTTCTTTTATTGTAGCTTGCCTTTCTTGCTGTATCATCACAGATAAATGCAAGTTTCACCTTCCTTCTCGTCATTGTTTCAACGCAATTGCTAACAAAGTTGCAGACGATTTTTGTGTTACTTTTCAAGCGTTGTTCGCTTTTTATAGAGTGATACCTCGTACCTTTCTTGAAGAATGATATTACAATGTGATAGAAAATACACGTCAGAAACATatcttaaaataaattatttccaTGTTTTGCaatattttaattgtatattataaaatttaatttaatttaatttatatacacGCGCTATAACAAAATAACACGgtcaaataattataatttttatattacatTGCTATCGAAaagaatttaatatatatatatatatatatatatatatatatatatatatatatatatatatatatatatatatatatatatatatatatatatatatatatatatatatatatatatatatacacgctataacaaaaattaaaattacacgATCAAATAATCAGAATAGTTATGTTATAttgaaattggaaaaaaaaattatatacacgCTATAATAAAAATtacacaatcaaataattataatTGTTTTATCATATTAAAATCGACAAGGATTTAATTTACATACACGCGCTATAGCAAAAATATATTAAACGGACAAATAATCATAATTGTTATATTATATTGAAATTGAAaagaatttaatttatatatacgcGCTGTAATAAATATTATACAGTATAATACTAATTGTTATATTATATTGAAATCAAAAGAATATTAATTTATATACACGCGCTGTGACAAAAGTTACATGACCAAAATAATCATAATTGTTATGTTATATTAAAATCGAAAagaatttaatttatattcacGCGCTGTAACTAAAATTATATGGCCAAATAATCGTAATTATACTATATCATGAAAATTGTatgaatttaataataaattacatTGTATTGTTTATGTGAAATAATATTGTATTTAAcatcaaaattttaataatttaaatttaattttctattttaattataatatcttATGCTTTTTTTCCGTATGCATCGTGTATCTCCGCATGTAATTTTAAAGACGGGAGTAAGTTTTTTTTGGATAATTATTATATTacaaatttctttaaaaatgctaaaacataaataataactATATTAGTTTGtttccattcaaactttcctttaTAACGATTacactttaattttttttgttatgtacattatttttttcttttctatattttcttatttaatattataaccaTATTTAAAGCTCtacattttcaaatattttaattgtaaaataaatcCTCAGTCAAACtaatattatctttaatatttTGGATCTGGATTTTTATTTTCCATTATCCTAAATTCCTAATTacaattgtttaattatttttgttactTTAATTTAGAAAtctttattttatctattttttaattttttgaaaatttcaatatTTCTTTATTTGATAGAATATTTCCCTTAAATATAtgtttaactttttttattaggTATATTATCTCATTAGATAGAATATTTCCCTTAAATATAtgtttaactttttttattaggTATATTACCTCATATAACGTGTTTGTTTTATGGATTGAAATTACATTCCTAAAAATGTGATACAGAAAATGCAACAATGATTTTTAAATTAAGTAAATTTTGCAAAATTTCtaagaaatttaatttttaacccaACAAATGAAtaagaatattattttaaaaaataattattcgaAAAATATGATTCTAAAAAAACGTTATTTCATTAATTGaacaagggcacatgttaagagctaattgtggaaattttttctTAGAAATTGTACATTATTTTCATTAAAAGTTGATAATTAATGTGTCCTGACATCAAGTGATTTCGTAGTTGCGGGAGATCGAACCGTGATCCTCTCTACCAAGTTCAGTGTCAATCACTACTAAATCAACTAACgattgatttttttatatgttttattaaaacttattaaaagtaaaaaaagacTTACTTTGATACCGAGTCCATATTAAACTCatccattttaattaaaaataattttaaaacatgTTGTATTAAATTAAGAGTCGTTATACAATCAAATAAATCTTTAATGTTATCTTTTCAGCTATATGCTTAaccatttattattctctctttttcAATTCTTTAAATTTATCTTTCCCATAAAATTAATAAAGCACAATTTTATaatatctctcataattttttatttttacacaaCAATGACTACATTTcatgaaaatttaaaatgatttataatAAGAATATTATATAAGAAATATAAGTTATTCTCATATTGATAGTAGTGTATGTCACCTTTCAACATAAAACTACTATGTTCTACACAAGGAGTTGACCACCTTAGTACCATCAAGTGTTGTTTGTAATTAGAGGATTTAAAAGCCAACTAAATTGGTACTTTATGAGTCATGTGGATGCACATGAGTAACCTAGATGAGAGTTTTCCATCTCgcatactgtcataccctaaaatttgccttccatatttcaTTCACAATAatccaaagttcaagattcagtcCCAAAGATTGCTCAAATAAGTCCAAGATCTacagtcaactagtttgacctaaaagtcaaccataatcagagcatagtcaaagcctcccaatttttggtcaacataaagtgaataagagtatcaccatcatttgatcaaggattgatcatgatttcattaatagaaactcagagatgaacaaatacaaaaaggttcaaattagggtttcttaggagaaagtcaacccaactttgactggacataactttcacatggaacatcaaaaattccccactcaaagcctattttgaaggaaattggatcctctacaactttgtctatcacaagccagggctagaaatgattcatttgaga encodes:
- the LOC131651587 gene encoding agamous-like MADS-box protein AGL80: MTRRKVKLAFICDDTARKASYNKRKKGLIKKVRELTTLCGIPACAIISSPFDSQPEVWPNLEGAMNVIDRYKNSSVKDENRNVNQERFLTQRITKARDQVRKLKYDNREQELNLLMFGYLQNNNISDDLTSEELKDFDKLVEKKLKEVDIKIKKLDA